Genomic DNA from Bacteroidales bacterium:
GTTTTAAAATTTCTTATGCCTTGAACTTCACTATTTTTAGAGATTCACTTTAATCATTGATTTGTTCACTAGTTTTTCCAAATCTTCTTTCTCGATGTTGAAAATTATTAATTGCTTTGTAAAGATCTTCTTTACGAAAATCGGGCCAAAGTGTATTTGTAAAATATAATTCAGTATATGCAAGTTGCCATAACAGAAAATTACTAATCCTATATTCACCACTTGTTCTTATAAGCAATTCAGGATCAGGTATTTTATCTGTGTTTAAAAATTTACAAAAAACATCTTCGGTAATTTGTTCAACATTTAGTTTACCATCAATTAATAAATTTCCTATTTTTTTTGCTGCATTTGTTATTTCCCATCTTGCACTATAACTTAATGCCAACACTAAGGATAGCCCATTGTTATTACTTGTTTTTTTTATAGTACTTAATAATTTTTCTTTTACTTTTTGTGGTAGTTTGTCTAAATCACCAATTACTAATAAACGAACATTATTTTTAATTAGTGTTTTTAATTCAGAATTAATTGTATTAAGTAATAATGACATTAAAGCATCAATTTCTATTCTTGGTCTTTTCCAGTTTTCTGTTGAAAAAGCATATAATGTTAAAAACTTAATACCTAATTCAGCGGAAGCTTCAACAACTTCGCGTACAGCAACAACACCATTTTTATGTCCAAAAATACGTGGTTTACCTTTTTCTTTAGCCCATCTGCCATTACCATCCATAATTATAGCAATATGAGCCGGTAATTTTTCTTTTATTAGTTTCTCTTTTATTGATTTATTGTCCATAACCGCCTAATCATCAACGTTTTATTAATCATATGCATGGCAATCAATTGCCGTATCAAATTTATAAGTAATAAATAAACCAACAAGGGAATACCAATCTTTATTTTTTACATAAGAAATTTGTTTGTTAGATTTAAAGGTATCAGCAAAATCTAAATCATCATGAAAAGCTCTTTTAAATACCCATTCTATGCCTATACCTATTCGTTTATTATAATTATATTTTACACCGACTCCAATAGGTATTGCAAGATCAAATTCTTTAGCTTGGAATGCTGTAAATCCAGCCAATACATAAGGTGTCCATTTATTCTTTTTTACGTCGGTTGTAATATATGGAAAGAAAT
This window encodes:
- a CDS encoding isoprenyl transferase, producing MDNKSIKEKLIKEKLPAHIAIIMDGNGRWAKEKGKPRIFGHKNGVVAVREVVEASAELGIKFLTLYAFSTENWKRPRIEIDALMSLLLNTINSELKTLIKNNVRLLVIGDLDKLPQKVKEKLLSTIKKTSNNNGLSLVLALSYSARWEITNAAKKIGNLLIDGKLNVEQITEDVFCKFLNTDKIPDPELLIRTSGEYRISNFLLWQLAYTELYFTNTLWPDFRKEDLYKAINNFQHRERRFGKTSEQIND
- a CDS encoding outer membrane beta-barrel protein; its protein translation is MKYISLLILIFISANTKGQEKANIGILSGGSYYLGDINTSKQFYKIRPLYGAIYRYNINKRYAIRSSFFKVRLAADDNDSKYKYQKDRNISFVTNIYDFTIQCEFNFFPYITTDVKKNKWTPYVLAGFTAFQAKEFDLAIPIGVGVKYNYNKRIGIGIEWVFKRAFHDDLDFADTFKSNKQISYVKNKDWYSLVGLFITYKFDTAIDCHAYD